A genomic region of Mesobacillus jeotgali contains the following coding sequences:
- a CDS encoding heme ABC transporter ATP-binding protein, translated as MINVENLTGGYAGGEVLKGINFEVGKGELFGILGPNGSGKTTLLKMISGALDFREGSINVDGRPLTQYSPKQLARMIAVLPQHGEQAFPYSVKETVSLGRYAHQKGWFNSWRDEDEQIVQKVMDQTGITRLQDKSIVELSGGEKQRVFLAQALAQQPRILLLDEPTNHLDLSFQKELLDLLKKWAAEEELTVVSIFHDLNLASLYCDRLLLMENGEVLIVDTPAEVLKEERIKKVYKTQIKNHPHPEIAKPQLLLVPEEDGGHEVDFKIDARFLDVGQDRIVLQSPVKLRTMSSGITGAGIGWHSSFVHRVVPMEYDCSDHKAEMAEYLQENGFLPSETVGMMTAVPAETASYQLFEADGLSIFIIVSAGNTHRDRPRNINTWLFINGRISEEAFIQSAMTAAEAKISVLNELEGSGAGISGQPAGISTDSICIAATQQGESISYAGTATPLGKLISEGIYTCTKEAILKYRASKAAFKH; from the coding sequence ATGATTAATGTGGAGAATTTGACAGGCGGATATGCGGGCGGAGAGGTGTTAAAAGGAATCAATTTTGAGGTTGGAAAAGGGGAGTTGTTTGGAATCCTTGGCCCTAATGGCAGCGGAAAAACAACGCTTTTAAAAATGATCAGCGGAGCTCTGGATTTCAGAGAAGGTTCTATCAATGTTGATGGGCGTCCGTTGACTCAATACTCACCAAAGCAGCTTGCAAGGATGATAGCCGTCCTGCCTCAGCACGGTGAACAGGCCTTTCCTTATTCGGTAAAAGAAACCGTTTCACTCGGACGCTATGCACACCAGAAAGGCTGGTTCAATAGCTGGCGTGATGAGGATGAACAGATTGTCCAGAAGGTGATGGACCAGACAGGGATAACTCGCCTTCAGGACAAATCGATCGTGGAATTGTCCGGCGGTGAAAAGCAGCGGGTATTTCTCGCGCAGGCGCTTGCTCAGCAGCCCAGGATCCTCCTGCTTGATGAGCCAACGAACCACCTCGACCTCAGCTTCCAAAAGGAATTGCTCGACTTGCTGAAAAAATGGGCGGCGGAAGAGGAATTGACGGTTGTCTCGATTTTTCATGACTTGAATCTGGCTTCATTATATTGTGACAGGCTGCTGTTGATGGAAAATGGGGAAGTTTTGATAGTTGATACTCCTGCTGAGGTTTTAAAGGAAGAACGAATTAAAAAAGTATATAAAACCCAGATCAAAAACCATCCGCACCCGGAAATTGCCAAGCCGCAATTGCTGCTGGTTCCCGAAGAGGATGGTGGTCATGAGGTTGATTTTAAAATAGACGCCAGGTTTCTCGATGTCGGGCAGGACAGGATTGTCCTCCAGTCACCGGTGAAATTGAGGACGATGTCTTCCGGAATCACCGGTGCCGGGATCGGCTGGCACAGTTCGTTCGTACACCGGGTTGTTCCGATGGAGTATGACTGCAGCGACCATAAGGCGGAAATGGCTGAGTATTTGCAGGAGAATGGCTTCCTGCCAAGCGAGACAGTGGGGATGATGACGGCTGTACCCGCAGAGACAGCATCATACCAACTGTTTGAGGCTGACGGCCTTTCCATTTTCATCATTGTCTCGGCCGGGAATACCCATCGTGACAGACCGCGGAATATCAATACATGGCTGTTCATTAACGGCAGGATTTCCGAGGAGGCTTTTATCCAGAGCGCAATGACCGCGGCAGAAGCGAAAATAAGCGTTTTGAATGAGCTTGAGGGAAGTGGGGCTGGTATTTCTGGCCAGCCAGCTGGCATTTCGACAGACAGCATTTGCATTGCTGCAACACAGCAGGGGGAGTCAATTTCCTATGCAGGTACTGCCACCCCGCTCGGCAAGCTGATCAGTGAAGGGATTTATACCTGCACGAAGGAAGCGATATTGAAGTACAGAGCCAGTAAAGCCGCGTTCAAGCATTAA
- a CDS encoding GNAT family N-acetyltransferase, with translation MKLVSHYRENETLRKSFMQLALGVFGIDFESWHEHGYWGERYIPFSFADGDRIVANVSVNELDFIIEGKSYQALQIGTVMTHPEYRGKGLSAGLMNQVLDAYQGKYDFMYLFANDSVLDFYPKFGFEKVDEYLYSTKVSAGHRPIVLRKLELARDLALIEKAVYRRVPVSETFSTANSSGITMYHILNVFPEHLYYHPEEDAVVIFTKENRLVQLYDVISTSPVNIKNIVDCFGEADEIEFHFTPDNKDLQFQRCPFKRDGALFVKRRPGLELPKFRKHPFTSEA, from the coding sequence ATGAAGCTAGTAAGCCATTACCGTGAGAATGAAACTTTGAGAAAAAGCTTCATGCAGCTGGCACTTGGTGTTTTCGGAATTGATTTTGAAAGCTGGCATGAACATGGATATTGGGGAGAGCGATACATCCCTTTCTCTTTTGCTGATGGCGACCGGATAGTTGCCAATGTATCAGTCAACGAGCTCGATTTTATTATTGAAGGAAAAAGCTATCAAGCCCTGCAGATTGGCACCGTCATGACCCATCCGGAATATCGGGGCAAGGGCCTGTCCGCTGGCTTAATGAACCAAGTTTTGGATGCCTATCAGGGGAAATATGATTTTATGTACCTGTTCGCAAATGACAGCGTGCTGGATTTTTACCCGAAGTTTGGCTTTGAAAAAGTTGATGAGTATCTGTATTCGACAAAGGTTTCTGCTGGGCACAGGCCAATTGTTTTGAGGAAACTCGAGTTGGCACGTGACCTTGCACTTATCGAAAAAGCGGTTTACAGAAGAGTGCCAGTTTCAGAAACCTTTTCGACTGCCAATTCCTCCGGGATTACTATGTACCATATCCTGAATGTTTTTCCTGAACATCTTTACTACCATCCAGAAGAAGACGCGGTTGTAATTTTCACAAAGGAAAACCGCCTTGTCCAGCTGTATGATGTTATCAGTACATCGCCTGTTAATATTAAAAACATTGTCGATTGCTTTGGAGAAGCAGACGAAATTGAATTCCACTTCACACCTGATAACAAAGACCTCCAGTTTCAGCGGTGTCCTTTTAAAAGAGATGGAGCATTATTTGTAAAAAGGAGACCAGGACTGGAGCTTCCTAAGTTCAGAAAACATCCATTCACCTCGGAAGCTTAA
- a CDS encoding SulP family inorganic anion transporter: MNTTTIKEQWFGNVKGDILAGIVVALALIPEAIAFSIIAGVDPMVGLYASFAIAVTIAIVGGRPGMISAATGAMALLMVTLVADHGLQYLMAATILTGLLQILFGVFKLARFMKFIPRSVMIGFVNALAILIFMAQLEQFVDATWVMYAMVAGALAIIYLFPRITKAVPSPLVAIIVITVLALMTKSDVRTVGDMGNLTSALPTFLIPNVPFNLETLKIIFPYSLALAIVGLLESLLTASIVDDMTDTSSDKNKESRGQGIANIVAGLFGGMAGCAMIGQSVINVKSGGRGRLSALVAGTFLMFLIIVLGNIVVQIPMAALVGVMIMVSIGTFDWSSIKGMAKTPVTDSIVLVVTTVTTVFTHDLSKGVFAGIILSAIFFVAKISKVKVTSTFDVAMSRRTYFVTGQVFFASVTDLVESFDLKESAKEVVIDLTHAHVWDDSAVAAIDKIVIKLRENGTLVRLHGLNEPSSHLIDKLAVHKQEGAKLSGH; this comes from the coding sequence TTGAATACTACTACAATTAAAGAACAATGGTTTGGCAACGTTAAAGGAGATATCCTTGCGGGAATCGTCGTTGCGCTTGCTTTGATTCCTGAAGCGATCGCCTTTTCGATTATTGCTGGCGTTGACCCAATGGTAGGACTTTACGCTTCATTTGCGATTGCTGTGACAATCGCGATTGTCGGCGGCCGTCCTGGCATGATTTCAGCAGCGACCGGTGCGATGGCGCTGTTGATGGTGACGCTTGTTGCTGACCATGGTTTGCAATATTTAATGGCAGCTACGATTTTGACAGGTCTCCTGCAGATTCTGTTTGGTGTGTTTAAATTAGCGAGGTTCATGAAGTTCATTCCGCGTTCCGTTATGATTGGCTTCGTTAACGCACTTGCAATTTTGATTTTCATGGCACAGCTAGAGCAGTTTGTAGACGCAACATGGGTAATGTATGCAATGGTGGCGGGCGCGCTTGCAATCATTTATCTCTTCCCGCGTATTACTAAGGCTGTTCCGTCTCCGCTTGTGGCGATTATCGTCATTACGGTGTTAGCACTTATGACAAAGAGTGATGTAAGAACAGTTGGTGATATGGGGAATCTGACTTCAGCATTGCCAACATTCTTGATTCCAAATGTACCTTTTAACCTTGAAACGTTAAAAATTATTTTCCCTTACTCATTGGCTTTGGCGATTGTCGGCTTGCTTGAATCATTGCTGACTGCTTCGATCGTCGATGATATGACTGATACTTCTAGTGATAAGAACAAAGAAAGCCGCGGCCAGGGGATTGCGAATATCGTTGCAGGATTATTCGGCGGTATGGCAGGCTGCGCAATGATTGGCCAGTCCGTAATTAACGTTAAATCTGGCGGCCGAGGCAGATTGTCTGCTCTTGTCGCCGGTACTTTCTTGATGTTCCTGATTATTGTTCTAGGTAATATTGTCGTGCAAATTCCGATGGCAGCACTTGTTGGCGTCATGATCATGGTATCAATCGGAACGTTCGACTGGTCATCAATCAAAGGTATGGCAAAGACCCCTGTTACAGATTCAATTGTCTTGGTTGTCACTACTGTAACAACAGTTTTCACCCATGACCTATCAAAAGGTGTATTCGCCGGAATCATCTTGAGTGCAATTTTCTTCGTAGCGAAAATCTCCAAGGTGAAAGTCACATCAACATTTGATGTTGCAATGAGTCGCCGTACGTATTTCGTAACTGGACAAGTATTCTTCGCATCAGTAACGGACTTGGTTGAATCCTTCGATTTGAAAGAATCAGCCAAAGAAGTCGTAATCGACCTGACACATGCCCATGTTTGGGATGACTCAGCAGTTGCTGCAATTGATAAAATCGTCATTAAATTAAGAGAGAATGGAACTTTGGTCCGCTTGCATGGCCTCAATGAACCAAGTTCACACTTGATTGACAAGCTAGCCGTTCACAAACAGGAAGGTGCCAAGCTGTCCGGACATTAA
- a CDS encoding YqaA family protein encodes MSEWIHAFEEWLLEFGSWGLFFVSFLESSFFPIPPDVLMIPMGIANPDRALWYAFITTAGSVLGALLGWYIGKKVGRPILRYFIKEEKIALVEGYFEKYGAMAILIAGFTPIPYKVFTIFSGISNVKIPTLIIWSIIGRGLRFFLEAAIIVALGDKAMPFIEENFAMLTIILGVVVIFGYLIYAYLKRSKKA; translated from the coding sequence ATGTCTGAATGGATACATGCGTTTGAAGAATGGCTGCTTGAATTTGGTTCCTGGGGACTATTCTTCGTGTCTTTCCTGGAATCTTCCTTTTTCCCGATCCCGCCTGATGTCTTGATGATCCCAATGGGCATCGCGAACCCTGACCGAGCATTGTGGTACGCATTCATCACAACAGCCGGATCCGTGCTCGGTGCACTACTTGGCTGGTACATCGGTAAAAAAGTTGGCCGTCCAATTCTGCGTTATTTTATAAAAGAAGAAAAAATCGCCCTAGTAGAAGGGTACTTCGAAAAGTACGGTGCGATGGCGATTTTAATAGCTGGATTCACTCCAATTCCATACAAAGTGTTCACGATTTTTTCGGGAATTTCCAATGTGAAGATTCCAACACTTATCATCTGGTCAATCATTGGACGAGGCCTGCGCTTCTTCCTTGAAGCAGCTATCATCGTTGCTCTAGGTGACAAAGCAATGCCATTCATCGAAGAAAACTTCGCCATGCTCACGATTATTCTAGGAGTCGTCGTGATTTTCGGATACCTGATTTACGCATATTTAAAAAGATCAAAGAAAGCATAA
- a CDS encoding FtsW/RodA/SpoVE family cell cycle protein, with amino-acid sequence MEKPIKKFDRFDWTLTLLLLLFFLTSCFAIYSAQRTGQYVGQNFLYKQIFWYVVGSGIIGVVMMFDSEQYRKLSWYLYGFGVFLLIFLFFAPASIAEERNGAKSWFFIEPFGSIQPSEFMKVFLILALSSTIYAHHKKHTRKTLQTDFLLFIKLGFITGLPLGMIMLQPDLGTSLVVLAIFTGIILVSGITWKIILPLYGGGAALGGGILYLVIWKPEILKEYLGVKTYQFGRIYAWLDPESYPEYGYHLQKSLSAIGSGMLTGKGINGSEVYIPESHTDFIFSVIGEEFGFAGGSFVISLYFLLIYHLTKTALDTNDPFNTYISAGVISMITFHVFQNIGMTIQLLPITGIPLPFISYGGSSLMGNMLAMGLIYGIRFHHKTYMFASKDRSFDI; translated from the coding sequence ATGGAAAAGCCTATTAAAAAATTTGATCGGTTTGATTGGACATTGACGCTCCTTTTATTGTTGTTCTTTTTGACAAGCTGCTTCGCGATTTACAGCGCACAGAGAACAGGCCAATATGTTGGACAGAACTTTTTATACAAACAAATCTTTTGGTACGTCGTTGGGTCAGGGATCATTGGGGTTGTGATGATGTTCGACAGTGAACAGTACCGCAAGCTCAGCTGGTATTTGTACGGCTTCGGAGTCTTCCTGCTTATCTTCTTATTTTTCGCTCCTGCCAGCATAGCCGAGGAAAGGAATGGCGCAAAAAGCTGGTTTTTCATCGAGCCATTCGGTTCCATCCAGCCTTCAGAATTCATGAAAGTCTTTCTGATTCTTGCGCTTAGCAGCACGATTTATGCCCACCATAAAAAGCATACAAGAAAGACACTTCAGACTGACTTCCTGCTTTTCATCAAGCTTGGTTTCATAACCGGCTTGCCACTCGGAATGATTATGCTGCAGCCTGACCTGGGAACCTCTCTCGTCGTGCTTGCGATTTTCACCGGAATCATCCTTGTATCAGGTATCACCTGGAAAATCATCCTGCCGCTTTATGGCGGAGGTGCGGCACTAGGAGGAGGCATATTGTATCTCGTCATTTGGAAACCGGAAATCCTAAAGGAATACCTGGGTGTAAAAACGTATCAGTTTGGGCGCATTTATGCGTGGCTTGACCCAGAGAGCTACCCTGAATATGGCTACCATCTCCAAAAATCCCTCAGTGCCATTGGTTCCGGCATGCTTACAGGAAAAGGGATCAATGGAAGTGAAGTCTATATTCCAGAAAGCCATACAGATTTCATTTTCAGCGTCATTGGCGAAGAATTTGGCTTTGCAGGCGGCAGCTTTGTCATCAGCCTTTACTTCTTGTTAATCTATCATTTGACAAAAACTGCTCTGGATACGAATGATCCATTCAATACCTACATCAGCGCGGGTGTCATCAGCATGATCACCTTCCACGTCTTTCAGAATATTGGGATGACGATCCAGCTGCTCCCGATTACCGGTATCCCACTGCCATTCATCAGTTACGGAGGCAGTTCGCTTATGGGCAATATGCTGGCGATGGGATTGATTTACGGCATTCGGTTCCATCATAAAACATACATGTTTGCCTCTAAAGACAGGAGTTTTGATATATGA
- a CDS encoding FecCD family ABC transporter permease: MQKPFIRTFLNNKGFAYIISTAFLIISMLLGISIGTVSIPVPAIIEIIGAEIFRFQGQGIDSMHESIVMDIRLPRVLLAGLVGASLAIAGAAFQGLLRNPLADPYTLGISSGASIGAVITLFFGISLPLLGAFTLPVLSILFAFATVLFVLFFARRVDRLLRVETIILTGIILSSFLGSFISLMIALSGEELRQIIGWLLGSVSMRGWEYIKIIFPFFIIGLVILLANTRELNAMSFGEERAQHLGVNVERRKLLILLSGSLLTGSAVAVSGTIGFVGLVIPHLTRTVWGPDHRHLLPLSVLIGSGFLILADLVSRTIIAPSELPIGVITALIGAPVFALILMRNRKERSAGR; encoded by the coding sequence TTGCAAAAGCCATTTATCCGGACGTTTTTAAATAATAAAGGGTTTGCATATATCATTTCAACAGCATTTTTGATCATTTCGATGCTGTTGGGCATATCAATCGGAACGGTTTCCATCCCTGTACCCGCTATTATTGAAATCATTGGTGCTGAGATTTTCCGCTTTCAGGGCCAGGGAATCGATTCGATGCATGAAAGCATTGTCATGGATATCAGACTGCCGCGCGTCTTGCTGGCAGGACTCGTCGGTGCGTCCCTGGCAATTGCCGGTGCGGCGTTCCAGGGCCTGCTCCGCAATCCGCTAGCTGACCCATATACACTGGGGATTTCATCAGGAGCTTCAATAGGTGCGGTCATCACGCTGTTTTTTGGAATCTCATTACCGCTTCTCGGGGCATTCACGTTGCCGGTGCTGAGCATTTTGTTCGCATTCGCAACCGTGTTGTTTGTGCTGTTTTTTGCCCGGAGAGTCGACAGGCTGCTCAGAGTTGAGACGATTATATTGACTGGAATTATTTTAAGTTCATTTCTCGGGTCATTCATATCATTGATGATCGCGCTTTCCGGCGAGGAGCTGCGGCAAATCATTGGCTGGCTGCTTGGCAGTGTCTCGATGCGCGGTTGGGAGTACATCAAAATTATTTTTCCTTTCTTTATTATTGGTTTGGTGATTTTGCTGGCAAATACCAGGGAATTAAATGCAATGTCCTTCGGTGAGGAACGGGCGCAGCACCTTGGTGTCAATGTCGAGCGCCGCAAACTGCTGATTTTATTGTCTGGTTCTCTTTTAACTGGCTCAGCAGTTGCGGTATCAGGGACTATCGGCTTTGTCGGTCTCGTCATCCCGCATCTGACAAGGACAGTCTGGGGGCCGGACCATCGTCATTTACTGCCGCTATCCGTTTTGATTGGCAGCGGCTTCCTGATTCTTGCCGACCTTGTATCGAGGACAATCATCGCGCCATCAGAATTACCGATTGGCGTGATCACGGCCTTGATAGGAGCTCCGGTTTTTGCATTGATTTTAATGAGAAATCGTAAGGAAAGAAGTGCTGGCCGATGA
- a CDS encoding sulfite exporter TauE/SafE family protein: MEYTIYLLLGGLISVLSGFFGVGGGFILTPILLLIGFSPLEAITTSLFFTVGTSISGITAHIRLKNILWKEGLIMGASGIVATQLARPLVYALEARGWDEVVIPFFYIILLLYFAIKMIRQGKKADDGNPAPTSFSITKLLAVGFVGGFVSATLGVGGGFIIVPLIITSLGFDPKKAVGTSLFAVLLIVSVGFISYAVNTEINYIIGLMLIAGTLVGSQFGARMTGYFENREMNAMLGLLYLATLAGALLKLFDLNKTGLLIIGIFIVYFFVKSLLKTRVMKKG; the protein is encoded by the coding sequence ATGGAATACACAATCTATTTGCTGCTGGGCGGCTTGATCAGTGTCCTGTCTGGATTTTTCGGTGTGGGAGGCGGCTTTATCCTGACGCCCATTTTACTGTTGATCGGTTTTTCGCCGCTAGAGGCAATCACGACAAGTTTGTTTTTTACTGTGGGCACATCCATTTCTGGAATTACAGCGCATATCCGCCTGAAGAATATCCTTTGGAAAGAGGGGTTGATCATGGGGGCAAGCGGTATTGTTGCGACGCAGCTGGCAAGGCCGCTTGTATATGCTCTTGAAGCGCGAGGGTGGGATGAAGTCGTCATTCCATTCTTCTATATTATACTCCTGTTATATTTCGCGATTAAAATGATTCGTCAGGGCAAAAAGGCAGACGACGGGAACCCTGCCCCAACTTCTTTTTCAATAACAAAGCTATTGGCGGTTGGCTTTGTCGGTGGTTTTGTTTCTGCAACACTGGGAGTGGGCGGCGGGTTCATCATCGTACCGCTGATCATTACATCGCTGGGCTTCGATCCGAAGAAGGCAGTCGGAACGAGTTTATTTGCGGTATTGCTCATCGTTTCAGTGGGGTTCATTTCCTATGCGGTCAATACTGAGATCAATTACATCATTGGATTGATGCTGATTGCTGGCACGCTTGTCGGCTCCCAGTTCGGCGCAAGAATGACTGGTTATTTTGAAAATAGGGAAATGAACGCGATGCTTGGCCTGCTTTATCTTGCAACTCTGGCAGGGGCTTTGCTGAAGTTGTTTGATTTGAATAAAACTGGGCTTTTGATCATTGGAATATTCATTGTGTATTTTTTTGTAAAATCACTACTTAAAACAAGGGTAATGAAAAAAGGCTGA
- a CDS encoding mechanosensitive ion channel, with product MNNNFYNGWDSILGKLPNVLIALAVLLVGWLVAKLIEKAVYKGLQKTSLDNKLFSNVNNKKYSAEKIISKIVYILILVFVFIMFLNILDLYVLTEPLVGMFSTIAAAIPNILKAGLILLFAWLIASGLKFLIQKGGKTLGVHEKLSKYKLTDDNQQTTNAVDTVANIVFYLVLLMALPAVLSALNLQGVSEPFENMIEGILSFIPKLFAAALILLVGYFVAKIVRDILTNFLQSIGTEKLVQRFGLSRLFEGTSLSRVIGTIAFVLILIPTVIAALERLDVEGISEPAIAMLNDILTMIPNIVVAIILVMIGLWLGKWLKKFTTDLLRRIGFDSYFKGVSVGGAAKRPNSLSLSEIIGYIVQVIVVLLFVAEALNVVNLDFFVDLARGVIAYLPHVIAAIVILGVGLWLGGLAKKVLSSILQGDSSNVLATVAKYAIITIAVFMALDQLGVAPAIVNAAFILTLGGLALAFGLAFGLGGKNFASKYLAKFDEKIEKTSIDQEAVQQQKMKKNNPVNPNPATPPNLNNLNQNPGTGPDLNNTNQNPGNGLNLNNTNQNPGTKPNLNNPNQNRNNNPMDPHNDNDPMNP from the coding sequence TTGAACAATAATTTTTATAATGGCTGGGACAGCATTCTTGGCAAACTGCCAAATGTGCTGATTGCGCTTGCAGTCCTGCTCGTCGGATGGCTTGTCGCAAAACTAATCGAAAAAGCAGTATACAAGGGGTTGCAGAAAACCAGCCTTGATAACAAGCTTTTTTCAAATGTAAATAATAAGAAGTATTCAGCTGAGAAAATCATCAGTAAGATTGTCTATATCTTGATTCTAGTATTTGTCTTCATTATGTTCCTGAATATCTTAGATTTATATGTTTTGACGGAGCCGCTCGTCGGAATGTTCTCAACGATTGCCGCAGCGATCCCTAACATCCTGAAAGCCGGATTAATCCTGTTATTTGCCTGGCTGATCGCTTCCGGCTTGAAATTCCTGATCCAGAAAGGCGGCAAGACGCTAGGTGTCCATGAAAAATTAAGCAAGTACAAGCTTACAGATGACAACCAGCAAACGACGAACGCCGTCGATACGGTCGCAAATATCGTATTCTATCTAGTTTTGCTGATGGCCCTGCCGGCAGTATTGTCCGCACTGAACCTGCAAGGCGTTTCTGAGCCATTCGAAAACATGATTGAGGGAATCCTTTCCTTCATTCCTAAACTTTTTGCAGCCGCGCTAATTCTTTTAGTCGGTTACTTTGTCGCTAAAATCGTCCGTGATATCCTGACGAACTTTTTACAAAGCATTGGCACTGAAAAATTAGTTCAGCGTTTCGGGCTTTCCCGTTTATTTGAAGGCACTAGCCTTTCACGAGTGATCGGCACGATTGCCTTCGTATTGATTTTGATTCCGACGGTCATCGCTGCTCTTGAGCGCCTTGATGTCGAAGGTATTTCTGAACCAGCCATCGCGATGCTAAATGACATCCTGACGATGATTCCAAATATCGTTGTGGCCATCATCCTTGTCATGATTGGCCTGTGGCTTGGAAAATGGCTGAAGAAATTCACAACTGATTTATTAAGAAGAATTGGTTTTGATTCTTATTTTAAAGGAGTAAGTGTAGGTGGCGCAGCAAAGCGTCCTAACTCATTAAGCTTATCGGAAATTATCGGCTATATCGTCCAGGTCATTGTTGTCCTGCTATTTGTGGCTGAAGCATTAAACGTCGTAAATCTTGATTTCTTCGTCGACCTGGCACGAGGCGTAATTGCCTACTTGCCTCATGTTATCGCCGCGATTGTCATTCTTGGTGTCGGCCTATGGCTCGGCGGTCTTGCAAAGAAAGTACTCAGCAGTATACTGCAAGGGGACTCTTCAAATGTACTGGCAACTGTCGCAAAATATGCAATCATCACGATCGCTGTTTTCATGGCACTTGACCAGCTCGGAGTAGCACCAGCAATTGTAAATGCCGCGTTCATTCTGACACTTGGAGGGCTGGCGCTCGCATTCGGCTTGGCATTCGGCCTGGGCGGCAAGAACTTCGCTTCCAAATACCTGGCCAAATTCGATGAAAAAATCGAAAAAACCAGCATTGATCAAGAGGCGGTTCAACAGCAGAAAATGAAAAAGAACAACCCTGTCAACCCGAACCCGGCAACACCGCCAAACTTGAATAACCTGAATCAGAACCCTGGTACTGGACCAGACTTGAACAATACAAACCAGAATCCTGGTAATGGACTAAACTTGAACAACACGAACCAGAACCCTGGAACTAAGCCAAACCTGAACAATCCGAACCAGAACAGAAACAATAATCCTATGGATCCTCATAACGATAACGATCCGATGAATCCATAA
- a CDS encoding ABC transporter substrate-binding protein gives MKKILLLMMAAVMILVGCGTEAQPEKNEGEKTAQEQKSGFPVTVKDALDEEVVIEEKPEKIISLIPSNTEIVYALDSGDAIVGVTDFDNYPEEVMSKEKIGGMEFNIEKMISLKPDLVLAPGSTADTVKEGLQQLKDAGIAVVVVNDAQSFEEVYQSIEMIGQAIGETDKADELIENMKNSFAELKKKAEAIKPEEQKTVFVEVSPEPEIYTAGKNTFINEMLELIGAKNAAGDMEGWPKVDPEAIVERNPDVIVTTYGYYTEKPIEQVLARAGWNNVKAVKDQQVFDVHSDLVTRSGPRLAEGAEELAKAIYPDVFK, from the coding sequence ATGAAAAAAATATTATTGTTGATGATGGCAGCAGTCATGATCCTGGTTGGCTGTGGTACTGAAGCACAGCCTGAAAAGAATGAAGGCGAAAAAACTGCGCAGGAGCAAAAGTCGGGTTTCCCCGTCACTGTAAAAGATGCGCTTGATGAAGAAGTTGTCATTGAAGAAAAGCCAGAAAAGATCATCTCCCTGATTCCGAGCAACACTGAGATCGTTTACGCGCTCGACAGCGGAGATGCGATCGTCGGTGTCACGGATTTCGACAATTACCCAGAGGAAGTAATGTCGAAGGAAAAAATCGGAGGTATGGAATTCAATATTGAGAAAATGATTTCTCTGAAGCCAGACCTCGTCCTTGCCCCCGGGTCTACAGCGGACACTGTAAAAGAAGGCCTTCAGCAATTGAAGGACGCAGGAATTGCTGTTGTTGTTGTGAACGATGCGCAGTCATTTGAAGAAGTGTATCAATCAATTGAAATGATTGGCCAGGCCATCGGTGAAACAGATAAGGCAGATGAACTTATTGAAAATATGAAAAACAGTTTTGCAGAACTGAAGAAGAAAGCCGAAGCCATCAAACCTGAGGAGCAGAAGACAGTATTTGTCGAGGTTTCCCCTGAACCGGAAATCTACACAGCCGGCAAAAATACCTTCATTAATGAAATGCTTGAGTTGATTGGAGCAAAGAATGCAGCCGGAGATATGGAGGGCTGGCCGAAGGTTGACCCGGAAGCAATCGTTGAGCGTAATCCCGATGTTATTGTGACAACCTATGGTTACTACACAGAAAAGCCGATCGAACAGGTTCTTGCCCGAGCAGGCTGGAATAATGTAAAAGCAGTCAAGGACCAGCAGGTATTCGATGTTCACTCTGACCTCGTAACCCGTTCAGGCCCAAGGCTCGCTGAAGGAGCAGAGGAGCTTGCAAAAGCCATTTATCCGGACGTTTTTAAATAA
- a CDS encoding VOC family protein has product MELKMGYVILYVADLEKTKHFYGELLGLKLRNEFGTYIEYETGNTVLSMNTREGGREITTLPIPDGVRKEQTFELGFVTEDVAGTVEKLRSAGGPILLEPTEKPWGQVVAYAADPDGHYIEICTPIG; this is encoded by the coding sequence ATGGAATTGAAAATGGGCTATGTCATTTTATATGTGGCTGATCTGGAAAAAACAAAGCATTTTTACGGTGAGCTGCTTGGCCTTAAACTTCGAAATGAATTTGGCACCTATATCGAGTACGAAACCGGCAATACCGTCCTATCGATGAATACAAGGGAAGGCGGCCGTGAAATCACAACACTCCCAATCCCGGATGGAGTAAGGAAGGAACAAACCTTCGAGCTCGGATTCGTAACAGAGGATGTTGCAGGAACAGTGGAGAAACTGCGTTCAGCAGGGGGCCCAATCCTGCTCGAGCCAACCGAAAAACCATGGGGCCAGGTCGTTGCCTATGCAGCCGATCCGGATGGCCATTACATTGAAATATGCACCCCGATTGGGTGA